The window CGCGGCGGCGGGCTCGTACCGCCCGGCGGAACCGGGCTCCAGCGGAGGCCCGGCGAACCGCGCGACCCGTTCCTGCGCGCGCCGGGCGTCGACCAGGCGGCGCGCGGCGATCGTCCACAGCCAGCCGCCGGCGTCCTCTCCGCGGTGCCCGGCCGCCGACCGCCACACCGTGACGAACGTGTCCTGCACCACCTCGCGCACGACCTCCGGGTCGGCGCACCGCCGGGTCAGCCGCGCGTGCAGCCAGCCCGCGTGCCGGTCGTACAGGGTGGCCATCGCGGCCGCGTCCCCCGCGGCGACGGCCCGCAACAGCGCGGCGTCCGCGCCGTCGTCCTTCTCCCGCTGGCCCCCCATGGGGCGGAACAGTCTCACACCTCCTCTATCGATCACCGGCCCGGCAACGGATCACCGCCACCCCATCAGGTGCTCCGGCAACGGCCACGCGTGCCGACGCCGTCATTGGGTAGGCCTGCCGTAAACCGTCAAAA of the Streptomyces sp. 1222.5 genome contains:
- a CDS encoding RNA polymerase sigma factor encodes the protein MGGQREKDDGADAALLRAVAAGDAAAMATLYDRHAGWLHARLTRRCADPEVVREVVQDTFVTVWRSAAGHRGEDAGGWLWTIAARRLVDARRAQERVARFAGPPLEPGSAGRYEPAAAPSAEDRVLAGLEYGDVGAALDRISPELREVLRATVVDGLTTREAARLLGIPEGTVKSRARRARAELRAALDLLHPSPLGGTA